In Natranaeroarchaeum aerophilus, a single genomic region encodes these proteins:
- a CDS encoding enoyl-CoA hydratase/isomerase family protein: MATDEFSAEYEHVSVEREGAVGYLRMDRADAYNAMNEMMAGEIRDASIELMETDDDVRCTVLTGAGEWFNTGADLSQLEGDESDGRRLRDLASRIHTAVQHIATAPKPAVAGVNGVAAGAGFGLAMAADLVVVSEDARFEFAYPRLGLSGDGGITHFLPELVGHRRAREIALLDEPIDAEKAVELGLATEVVPASSFDDRLDELASELANGPTRAFGATKRLLTNSHTRSLDDHLDAETNTIARLAGTDDYARGHEAFFAESEPEFEGN; this comes from the coding sequence ATGGCAACTGACGAGTTCAGCGCCGAGTACGAGCACGTGAGCGTCGAGCGGGAGGGTGCGGTCGGCTATCTCCGGATGGATCGGGCCGACGCGTACAACGCGATGAACGAGATGATGGCCGGGGAGATCAGGGACGCCTCGATCGAGCTGATGGAAACTGACGACGACGTACGCTGTACCGTTCTGACCGGCGCTGGCGAGTGGTTCAACACCGGGGCTGATCTCTCGCAACTGGAGGGTGACGAGTCCGACGGCCGCCGCCTCCGGGATCTCGCGTCCCGAATTCATACTGCTGTTCAGCACATCGCTACCGCGCCCAAACCAGCCGTTGCGGGAGTCAACGGCGTCGCAGCGGGGGCTGGGTTTGGCCTCGCGATGGCGGCCGATCTCGTCGTCGTCAGTGAGGACGCCCGGTTCGAGTTTGCGTACCCTCGTCTTGGCCTCTCCGGCGATGGCGGCATTACACACTTCCTGCCGGAGCTCGTCGGCCATCGTCGCGCCCGCGAAATCGCCCTGCTCGACGAACCGATCGATGCCGAGAAGGCCGTCGAGTTGGGGCTGGCGACAGAGGTCGTCCCCGCGAGCTCGTTTGACGACCGCCTCGATGAACTGGCTTCGGAACTCGCGAACGGTCCGACACGCGCGTTCGGCGCGACAAAACGGCTACTGACGAACAGCCACACCCGATCGCTCGACGACCATCTCGACGCCGAGACCAACACGATTGCACGCCTTGCCGGTACCGATGACTACGCGCGTGGTCACGAGGCGTTTTTCGCGGAGTCCGAGCCGGAGTTTGAGGGGAACTGA
- a CDS encoding DUF447 domain-containing protein yields the protein MSGEDRSGSTATDGWPVDLVGVTESLVTTLGPNDLWNLAALGLHAGDPVTATTFGRTRTWRNFRRTGRGYVQFTPDPELFVEAALSIEERAKPVLDEADAWAEVAVESLGVENEGGTQKEEWALHPVDCTVVDARPHTTNRGYYAVIEATVAASRLDVDAYDTATLVDRLSYFEDVVETCGGPSERAAFDRLSALVEWRDAD from the coding sequence GTGAGTGGGGAGGATCGCTCCGGGAGTACCGCAACCGACGGGTGGCCGGTCGACCTCGTCGGCGTCACCGAGTCGCTCGTCACGACCCTCGGGCCGAACGACCTGTGGAACCTCGCGGCGCTCGGGCTTCACGCGGGCGATCCGGTCACGGCGACGACGTTCGGCCGAACCCGGACCTGGCGGAACTTCCGGCGGACCGGTCGTGGCTACGTCCAGTTTACGCCGGATCCTGAACTGTTCGTGGAGGCAGCCCTGTCCATCGAGGAGCGCGCGAAACCAGTTCTGGATGAAGCCGACGCGTGGGCTGAGGTTGCTGTCGAATCGCTTGGCGTCGAGAACGAGGGAGGTACGCAGAAAGAGGAGTGGGCGCTCCACCCGGTCGACTGTACGGTCGTCGATGCTCGACCCCATACCACGAACCGGGGCTACTACGCGGTCATCGAGGCGACAGTCGCCGCGTCCCGACTCGACGTCGATGCCTACGATACCGCGACGCTGGTCGACCGATTGTCGTACTTTGAGGACGTCGTCGAGACCTGTGGCGGCCCGTCAGAGCGGGCCGCGTTCGACCGACTCTCGGCGCTGGTGGAGTGGCGCGACGCCGATTGA
- the ligA gene encoding ATP-dependent DNA ligase LigA has translation MEFREFAAYADRIEDEPADLETVLLVTELLSDGHGDLPIIARFAQGRIFPAWDSTTLDIGPNYLYEAIARAAGQNVTAADVESELAEVGEIGAVAASYEFGGQRGLAAFGAGGSDDALTVGEVFDELDTLAAISGDGSQGTKIDLLFGLLNRCEPIEARYLARLVLSEMRIGVGEGTVRDAIAEAFAVPVADVERALQVSNDYGLVARTAREGGTDGLADITLEIGRPVQAMLAQAGSVTDALEEWDEAAIEWKYDGARVQLHHDPDGIERDGGDTTTETTRVFSRNMEDVTAALPEVVEFAQERFDVPVILDGEVVAVNDDGDPRPFQQVLRRFRRKHDIEAAREDVTVRPSFFDCLHADGEDLLEDPLRRRHDRLANLLADGPQRSTLRISDDPEEIESIDAEALAAGHEGIMLKDPDSTYSPGRRGKNWLKRKPDVETLDLVVTGAEWGEGRRATFLGTFLLSARTDDGSYETLGKVATGITDETLAELTDLLEPHIRSEDGQSVDIEPAVVFEVGYEEIQSSPTYSSGYALRFPRFIGVREDIDVDDADSLERVERLAKQA, from the coding sequence ATGGAGTTCAGGGAGTTCGCTGCGTATGCCGACCGGATCGAGGACGAGCCTGCGGATCTCGAAACTGTCTTGCTGGTAACGGAGCTGCTATCCGACGGCCACGGCGATCTCCCGATTATCGCCCGGTTCGCCCAGGGCCGGATCTTCCCTGCCTGGGACTCGACGACGCTCGATATCGGGCCGAACTACCTCTACGAGGCGATCGCCCGCGCTGCCGGGCAGAACGTCACCGCAGCGGACGTCGAATCCGAACTGGCCGAGGTCGGCGAGATCGGCGCGGTCGCGGCGAGCTACGAGTTCGGCGGTCAGCGCGGCCTCGCCGCGTTTGGTGCGGGTGGCAGCGATGATGCCCTGACCGTCGGCGAAGTGTTCGACGAACTCGATACCCTCGCCGCGATCTCGGGCGACGGGAGTCAGGGCACGAAGATCGACCTCCTGTTTGGCCTCCTGAACCGCTGTGAGCCGATCGAGGCGCGCTATCTCGCCCGACTCGTCCTCTCGGAGATGCGCATCGGCGTCGGCGAAGGGACTGTGAGAGACGCTATCGCCGAGGCGTTCGCAGTGCCCGTCGCAGACGTCGAGCGAGCGTTGCAGGTCTCGAACGACTACGGGCTGGTCGCCAGAACCGCACGCGAGGGGGGAACCGATGGGCTCGCCGACATCACGCTGGAGATCGGCCGCCCAGTACAGGCGATGCTCGCGCAGGCTGGATCGGTGACTGACGCTCTGGAGGAGTGGGACGAAGCCGCCATCGAGTGGAAGTACGACGGTGCCCGCGTCCAGTTGCACCATGATCCGGACGGGATCGAGCGCGACGGGGGAGATACCACAACGGAAACCACTCGCGTATTCTCGCGGAACATGGAAGACGTCACCGCCGCGTTGCCCGAGGTCGTCGAGTTCGCCCAGGAGCGCTTCGACGTGCCGGTGATCCTCGACGGCGAGGTCGTCGCCGTGAATGACGATGGCGATCCCCGCCCATTCCAGCAGGTCCTGCGACGATTCCGCCGCAAGCACGACATCGAGGCCGCCCGCGAGGACGTCACGGTTCGGCCCTCGTTCTTCGACTGTCTCCACGCCGACGGCGAGGACCTGCTCGAGGACCCGCTCAGGCGGCGTCACGACCGACTGGCGAACCTCCTCGCCGACGGCCCCCAGCGCTCGACGCTCCGGATCAGCGACGACCCCGAGGAGATCGAGTCGATCGACGCGGAGGCCCTGGCGGCCGGACACGAGGGGATCATGCTCAAGGATCCCGACTCGACGTACTCGCCGGGCCGCCGGGGAAAGAACTGGCTCAAGCGCAAGCCCGACGTCGAGACGCTCGATCTCGTCGTCACCGGCGCGGAGTGGGGTGAAGGCCGCCGGGCGACGTTTCTCGGGACCTTCCTGCTGTCCGCGCGAACTGACGACGGCTCCTACGAAACGCTCGGGAAGGTCGCGACGGGGATCACCGACGAGACGCTGGCGGAGTTGACCGACCTGCTCGAACCACATATTCGAAGCGAGGACGGCCAGAGCGTCGATATCGAGCCCGCCGTCGTCTTCGAGGTGGGCTACGAGGAGATACAGTCCTCGCCGACGTACTCGTCCGGCTACGCGCTTCGGTTCCCCCGATTCATCGGTGTCAGGGAGGATATCGACGTGGACGACGCGGACAGTCTGGAACGGGTCGAGAGGTTAGCCAAGCAAGCGTGA
- a CDS encoding cohesin domain-containing protein, with protein sequence MNWTHGFVIVVVCLFATAGLAGAIGTSGASDSVTILEVDPGTNEAPPGETVHVGVTMTSDGGYGDIGVDNASVAMEYDSEALTLESVDRGPWMEQGNETEIATETTIDEEAGYAWIGQDRDPHEGGATGQDRLVTFTFTVDEDADEGEYDLELTDASSSLTNEWPQQVFLHHGTLVVDEDASVVDAGPPEGYEDSAGEDSMPGFGIGIAMIAVVLVAVVRSRFDRR encoded by the coding sequence ATGAACTGGACACACGGATTCGTCATCGTCGTCGTGTGTTTGTTCGCCACCGCAGGGCTCGCCGGTGCTATCGGAACCTCCGGTGCGAGTGATAGCGTGACGATTCTGGAGGTCGATCCCGGGACGAACGAAGCGCCGCCCGGTGAGACGGTTCATGTTGGCGTGACGATGACAAGCGACGGCGGCTACGGCGACATCGGCGTGGACAACGCATCTGTTGCGATGGAGTACGACTCGGAGGCCCTGACGCTCGAATCAGTCGACCGCGGCCCGTGGATGGAGCAGGGTAACGAGACGGAGATCGCCACCGAGACGACTATCGACGAGGAGGCGGGCTACGCCTGGATCGGTCAGGACCGTGATCCCCACGAAGGCGGCGCAACGGGTCAGGATCGCCTCGTTACGTTTACCTTCACCGTCGACGAGGATGCCGACGAAGGCGAGTACGATCTCGAACTTACCGACGCTTCTTCGTCGCTGACCAACGAGTGGCCACAGCAGGTGTTCCTCCATCACGGAACGCTCGTGGTGGACGAGGATGCGTCAGTAGTTGACGCCGGACCGCCGGAGGGGTACGAGGATAGCGCTGGAGAGGACTCGATGCCCGGCTTCGGGATCGGGATCGCGATGATCGCAGTGGTGCTCGTGGCGGTAGTCCGGAGTCGGTTCGACAGGCGCTAG
- a CDS encoding NAD(P)/FAD-dependent oxidoreductase, giving the protein MERYDVAVVGGGPAGMSAAWEAARRGAEAVTLEKGVPREDRDRLGPDSTDAAGILDYWVDIMNIEYERIPDEVIHRQLDGTDFIGPSEEFAMDTTGIDSSYPNFGFTFHRARFDDWLRDEAESAGAEYRVGVSVVDVETNRGDGPRHLVELRDGDEIGADFLILADGPQRQVTNRVLDRYMPAEESITDYLGTTHANHIAYQEYREIPEELFDESRLKFWWGYIPGETAYPWVFPNDGRVARVGLTMPIGLGIDDVENPTDYVLVDEDDEQLPSPREYLRRLLEHEYDVETDFPVVEDRGKQNGTETYPISSTRPIDSPTGAGILVAGGAMGTTSAFHEGGDHVAIRTGKIAGELAANGDISAYNDRWKAAIGDEITRNVTFADIVEEYGPADWDRTFSVASDLTAPDEGKLIDWELRSGFSAMKLLSTYKRTKFSYRNGKYVQFPESKYDI; this is encoded by the coding sequence ATGGAGCGGTATGATGTAGCCGTCGTCGGTGGAGGTCCCGCCGGGATGAGCGCAGCCTGGGAAGCCGCAAGACGCGGTGCCGAGGCAGTTACCCTCGAAAAAGGAGTTCCCCGCGAGGATCGCGACCGGCTCGGCCCCGACTCGACGGACGCAGCGGGTATACTCGATTACTGGGTTGACATTATGAACATCGAGTACGAGCGGATCCCCGACGAGGTGATCCACCGCCAACTCGATGGGACTGATTTCATCGGCCCGTCCGAGGAGTTCGCGATGGACACAACCGGGATCGACTCGTCGTACCCGAACTTCGGATTCACGTTCCACCGCGCCCGATTCGACGACTGGCTCCGCGACGAAGCCGAGAGCGCGGGCGCGGAATATCGGGTCGGCGTGAGCGTCGTCGACGTCGAGACGAACCGTGGGGATGGTCCCAGACATCTGGTCGAACTGCGTGACGGCGACGAGATCGGTGCGGACTTCCTGATCCTCGCGGATGGGCCACAGCGACAGGTTACCAACCGGGTTCTCGACCGATATATGCCCGCCGAGGAGTCGATTACCGACTATCTCGGCACTACCCATGCGAACCACATCGCCTATCAGGAGTACCGGGAGATTCCCGAGGAGCTGTTCGACGAATCACGATTGAAATTCTGGTGGGGCTACATCCCCGGCGAGACGGCCTATCCGTGGGTGTTCCCGAACGACGGTAGGGTCGCCCGTGTCGGGCTGACTATGCCCATCGGACTTGGTATCGACGATGTCGAGAATCCGACGGACTACGTCCTCGTCGACGAGGACGACGAGCAGCTACCCTCCCCACGGGAGTATCTTCGACGACTGCTCGAACACGAGTACGACGTCGAGACCGACTTCCCGGTCGTCGAGGACAGAGGCAAACAGAACGGGACGGAAACGTATCCGATCTCGTCGACCCGACCGATCGACTCGCCCACCGGGGCTGGAATCCTCGTCGCCGGTGGGGCAATGGGGACGACGTCGGCGTTCCACGAAGGGGGCGACCACGTCGCCATTCGGACGGGGAAGATCGCCGGCGAGTTGGCAGCTAACGGCGACATCAGCGCGTACAATGACCGGTGGAAGGCGGCGATCGGCGATGAAATCACTCGGAACGTCACCTTTGCAGATATCGTCGAGGAGTACGGGCCGGCCGACTGGGACAGGACCTTCTCCGTCGCCAGTGATCTGACCGCACCCGACGAGGGGAAACTGATCGACTGGGAGCTACGCTCCGGCTTCAGTGCGATGAAACTACTGAGCACATACAAGCGGACAAAATTCAGCTATCGCAACGGAAAATACGTGCAGTTCCCCGAGTCGAAGTACGATATCTAG
- the asd gene encoding aspartate-semialdehyde dehydrogenase has translation MSVRVGILGATGAVGQRLIQLLDPHPEFEIAALTASESSEGKAYRDAAKWRVDSPIPDEVADTTVAATDPDAVPDDVDLLFSSLPSSVGAEVEPAFCEAGYVMSSNSSNGRMDNDIPLVIPEVNADHLDLLEVQRDERGWDGAMVKNPNCSTITFVPTLAALAEYGLERVHVATLQAVSGAGYDGVTSMEIIDNAIPYIGSEEDKLENESRKLLGEFDGASLSHDGVDVAASCNRIPTIDGHLENVWVEAEDDLTPDAAAEAMREYPSLDLRSSPEQLIHVFEEPDRPQPRMDRTLGDGMSIAAGGLRESTFGLQYNCLAHNTIRGAAGASVLNGELLLEEGYL, from the coding sequence ATGTCTGTACGCGTTGGAATCCTCGGCGCAACCGGAGCCGTCGGACAGCGACTTATTCAGCTACTCGACCCCCACCCAGAGTTCGAAATCGCGGCCCTCACCGCGAGCGAATCGAGCGAGGGCAAGGCGTATCGCGACGCTGCGAAGTGGCGCGTCGACTCGCCGATCCCGGACGAGGTGGCTGATACGACAGTTGCTGCAACCGACCCCGACGCCGTTCCGGACGACGTCGACCTGCTATTCTCCTCGCTCCCGTCGAGCGTCGGTGCGGAGGTCGAGCCGGCGTTCTGTGAGGCGGGCTACGTCATGTCCTCGAACTCCTCGAACGGCCGGATGGACAACGATATCCCGCTCGTCATCCCGGAAGTGAACGCCGACCACCTCGACCTTCTCGAAGTCCAGCGCGACGAGCGAGGCTGGGACGGCGCAATGGTCAAGAACCCGAACTGCTCGACGATCACGTTCGTTCCCACGCTCGCCGCGCTCGCCGAGTACGGCCTCGAACGGGTTCACGTGGCGACCCTGCAGGCCGTCTCCGGCGCGGGCTACGACGGCGTCACCTCGATGGAGATCATCGACAACGCGATCCCCTACATCGGCAGCGAGGAGGACAAACTCGAAAACGAATCCCGCAAACTGCTCGGCGAGTTCGACGGTGCGTCGCTCTCACACGATGGCGTCGACGTCGCCGCCTCGTGTAACCGCATCCCGACGATCGACGGACATCTGGAGAACGTCTGGGTCGAGGCCGAAGACGATCTGACGCCCGACGCGGCAGCCGAGGCGATGCGCGAGTACCCCTCGCTCGATCTTCGCTCGTCGCCCGAGCAGCTCATCCACGTCTTCGAGGAGCCGGATCGACCACAGCCCCGGATGGACCGAACCCTTGGTGACGGGATGTCCATCGCCGCGGGCGGTCTCCGCGAGTCCACATTTGGACTCCAGTACAACTGCCTCGCCCACAACACCATCCGCGGAGCAGCCGGTGCGAGCGTGCTGAACGGCGAACTGCTGCTCGAAGAAGGGTACCTGTAA
- the cofD gene encoding 2-phospho-L-lactate transferase, producing the protein MVTFLSGGTGTPKLLDGAAASFSPDETTVIANTGDDVELGGLFVCPDIDTLLFQGGGILDRERWWGIKNDTTGTHTALHDLGDAMGIDDEPVYLSEAQQTAGRELANWRRFSGAAEFMEIGDRDRAVHITRTSLLDQGKTLSEVTAQLAAGFGIEIDILPMSDDPVASLLHTPDGLMHFQEFWVGRDGEPAVDSVEFRGSSDAEPAPGVLEALEDDVVIGPSNPVTSIGPMLSVPGIGDALWATNVVVVSPFIGSEAFSGPAAKLMQAVGAEPGSAGLETAFPFADAFVVDEGDDTEFEKPTVETDIRIDERSDAARVTEAVERALVEVR; encoded by the coding sequence ATGGTCACGTTCCTCTCGGGTGGCACCGGGACGCCGAAGCTACTGGACGGTGCCGCCGCCTCGTTCTCTCCCGACGAAACGACAGTGATTGCGAACACCGGCGACGACGTCGAGCTCGGCGGACTGTTCGTCTGTCCGGATATCGACACGCTCCTGTTTCAGGGTGGTGGCATCCTCGACCGCGAGCGATGGTGGGGAATCAAAAACGACACCACAGGAACCCACACCGCGTTACACGACCTCGGCGACGCGATGGGGATCGACGACGAGCCGGTGTATCTTTCGGAAGCACAACAGACTGCGGGACGTGAACTGGCGAACTGGCGTCGATTTTCGGGTGCTGCGGAGTTCATGGAGATCGGCGACCGGGACCGGGCGGTTCACATCACACGGACGAGTCTTCTCGATCAGGGCAAGACGCTCTCGGAGGTGACCGCGCAGCTGGCGGCTGGCTTCGGGATCGAGATCGACATCCTCCCGATGAGCGACGATCCCGTGGCAAGCCTGCTACACACGCCGGACGGCCTGATGCACTTCCAGGAGTTCTGGGTCGGCAGGGACGGCGAGCCTGCGGTCGATAGCGTCGAGTTCCGTGGCTCCTCGGACGCCGAACCCGCACCCGGCGTACTGGAGGCGCTCGAAGACGATGTGGTGATCGGCCCGTCGAACCCCGTCACGAGTATCGGGCCGATGCTTTCGGTTCCGGGGATCGGAGACGCACTCTGGGCGACGAACGTCGTGGTCGTCTCGCCGTTTATCGGGAGCGAAGCGTTCTCCGGACCCGCCGCAAAGCTCATGCAGGCGGTCGGGGCGGAGCCCGGTTCCGCAGGGCTTGAAACCGCGTTCCCGTTCGCCGACGCGTTCGTCGTCGACGAGGGCGACGACACCGAGTTCGAGAAGCCCACTGTCGAGACGGATATCCGGATCGACGAGCGCTCGGACGCCGCCCGCGTAACGGAAGCCGTCGAACGCGCACTTGTGGAGGTCCGATAG
- a CDS encoding tRNA-dihydrouridine synthase gives MFTPRVALASLSGRADADWATGGAEYAGAAFLGGIALDDASREAARALTERDREEFLPADPHEFMDGELRALSDELIQPGWNVRTTSVEPLREAAKICVRHDALLEINAHCRQDELCAVGCGETLLANTDRLAEYVTAATDVGATVGVKVRAEVEGVDLVETARAIETAGGSFVHVDAMDSEPIVERVAEATDLFVIANNEVRDRTSAHEYLDYGADAVSVGRPSDDPTVLRRVRSATDEWFDR, from the coding sequence GTGTTCACACCGAGGGTTGCTCTGGCCAGCCTGAGCGGGCGAGCAGACGCCGACTGGGCCACCGGCGGTGCCGAGTACGCCGGAGCGGCGTTTCTCGGCGGGATCGCACTCGACGACGCCAGCCGGGAGGCCGCACGGGCCCTGACTGAGCGCGACCGGGAGGAGTTCCTGCCAGCGGACCCCCACGAGTTCATGGATGGAGAGCTACGGGCGCTGTCCGACGAGCTGATCCAGCCCGGCTGGAACGTCCGGACGACGAGCGTCGAACCGTTGCGGGAGGCAGCAAAGATCTGTGTTCGTCACGACGCCCTGCTGGAGATCAACGCGCACTGCCGACAGGACGAACTGTGTGCGGTCGGCTGCGGCGAGACCCTGCTGGCCAACACCGACCGGCTCGCCGAGTACGTGACCGCGGCGACCGATGTGGGAGCGACCGTCGGCGTCAAAGTCCGGGCCGAAGTCGAGGGCGTCGACCTCGTCGAGACGGCCAGGGCTATCGAGACTGCTGGCGGATCGTTCGTACACGTCGACGCGATGGATTCCGAGCCGATAGTCGAAAGGGTCGCCGAGGCAACTGATCTGTTCGTGATCGCAAACAACGAGGTCCGTGATCGGACTTCGGCCCACGAGTATCTCGACTACGGTGCCGACGCAGTTAGCGTCGGTCGACCCAGTGATGACCCCACGGTGCTCCGGCGCGTTCGCTCGGCGACCGACGAGTGGTTCGACAGGTGA
- a CDS encoding triphosphoribosyl-dephospho-CoA synthase, which produces MRTPAQNAELALLLEVAGTPKPGNVDRQHDLPGLRFEHFLAGAVGAQNGLRMALDSDVGIGEAFERAIEGMADQSGGNTQFGALLVLIPLVRATVEHDLTRAGVRAVVEETTVEDATAFYRAFDHVDVRAGEPPEELDDLDVRRGSDAVPAVRERGVTLGELMEESADHDGVAREWATGFERTFEAADEIVRRKGSVPDRAAATFLYLLSREPDQHVAKKHGKGTARSVMVRAQEAREGGPELVEAFSESLLRSGINPGTTADLTAGGLYIALERDGIEL; this is translated from the coding sequence ATGCGAACGCCCGCCCAGAACGCCGAACTCGCGCTCCTGCTGGAGGTCGCCGGGACGCCCAAACCGGGCAATGTCGACCGCCAGCACGACCTGCCGGGGCTGCGATTCGAACACTTCCTTGCTGGTGCTGTGGGTGCACAGAACGGGTTACGGATGGCCCTCGATTCGGACGTCGGTATCGGCGAGGCGTTCGAGCGCGCGATCGAGGGGATGGCCGACCAGTCGGGCGGCAACACCCAGTTTGGCGCGTTGCTGGTACTGATTCCGCTGGTGCGAGCGACGGTCGAACACGACCTGACGCGAGCGGGCGTCCGGGCGGTAGTCGAAGAGACGACGGTCGAGGACGCCACAGCGTTCTACCGGGCGTTCGACCACGTCGATGTCAGGGCGGGCGAACCGCCGGAGGAACTCGATGACCTCGACGTCCGCCGGGGGAGCGATGCGGTGCCGGCTGTCAGAGAGCGCGGCGTGACGCTCGGCGAACTGATGGAAGAGAGCGCCGACCACGACGGCGTGGCCCGCGAGTGGGCAACGGGCTTCGAGCGGACCTTCGAGGCGGCCGACGAGATTGTCAGGCGCAAGGGATCGGTCCCGGACCGCGCTGCGGCGACGTTTCTGTACCTGCTCTCGCGAGAGCCGGACCAGCACGTCGCAAAGAAACACGGGAAAGGTACCGCTCGAAGCGTGATGGTTCGGGCTCAGGAGGCACGTGAGGGTGGCCCAGAGCTGGTCGAAGCGTTCTCGGAATCGCTGTTGCGATCCGGGATCAACCCCGGAACGACGGCCGACCTGACGGCCGGAGGACTCTACATCGCGCTCGAACGGGACGGGATCGAGCTGTGA
- a CDS encoding 30S ribosomal protein S17e: MPIKPGYVKKTGHILLERYPDAFSEDFEHNKKGVDTLTNIESKDVRNRVAGFISRKKAGQAA; encoded by the coding sequence ATGCCAATCAAACCTGGATACGTCAAGAAGACGGGTCACATACTACTGGAGCGGTACCCCGACGCGTTCTCGGAGGACTTCGAGCACAACAAAAAGGGCGTCGACACGCTCACGAACATCGAATCCAAAGACGTCCGTAACCGCGTCGCCGGATTCATCTCCCGGAAGAAGGCCGGACAGGCAGCGTAA
- a CDS encoding D-2-hydroxyacid dehydrogenase produces MTDTPTDVLVLRKDTHGVPTTEYADALRARLPENDVTLARTPGEERELIEDAEFVAGMVLDEALVDHATEMKVFACAYAGVGHLPLDTLREKGVTVTNASGVHGPNMGEHVLGNILTFARRFHRGFRQQQRREWRHYQTHELQGSTVTIVGLGPIGQAAAERLDAFGVETIGVRYTPEKGGPTDEVIGFGGDAFDDALARSDYVVLACPLTDETEGLIGRDELMTLPPHAVLVNVARGKVVDTDALVSALRSNTIRGAALDVTDPEPLPEDHPLWNLGNVQITPHNAGHTPKYYERLADIVAENVRRVDETGEYDGLRNQIEP; encoded by the coding sequence ATGACGGATACACCGACTGACGTGCTCGTCCTTCGGAAGGACACACACGGCGTTCCGACAACCGAGTACGCGGACGCACTCCGTGCCCGTCTCCCCGAGAACGACGTGACACTCGCCCGAACGCCCGGTGAAGAACGGGAGTTGATCGAAGACGCCGAGTTCGTCGCCGGGATGGTGCTGGACGAAGCACTGGTCGATCACGCCACCGAGATGAAGGTGTTCGCCTGCGCGTATGCGGGAGTCGGCCACCTCCCACTCGACACATTGCGCGAAAAAGGCGTCACCGTGACCAACGCGTCGGGCGTCCACGGGCCGAACATGGGTGAACACGTGCTCGGGAACATCCTGACGTTCGCCAGACGGTTTCACAGGGGTTTCCGTCAGCAGCAACGGCGTGAGTGGCGTCACTACCAGACCCACGAACTACAGGGTTCGACGGTTACGATCGTCGGCCTCGGGCCGATCGGACAGGCCGCGGCGGAGCGACTGGACGCCTTCGGCGTCGAGACGATCGGCGTCCGGTACACGCCCGAGAAGGGCGGTCCGACTGACGAAGTAATCGGCTTCGGCGGCGACGCGTTCGACGACGCGCTTGCCCGCTCGGACTACGTCGTCCTCGCATGTCCGCTTACCGACGAAACCGAGGGACTGATCGGCCGTGACGAACTGATGACGCTGCCGCCTCACGCCGTCCTCGTTAACGTGGCCCGCGGGAAAGTTGTCGACACGGACGCCCTGGTCTCGGCGCTGCGTAGCAACACGATCCGTGGGGCTGCACTCGACGTCACCGATCCCGAACCACTCCCGGAAGACCACCCGCTCTGGAACCTCGGCAACGTCCAGATCACGCCACACAACGCCGGGCACACGCCCAAGTACTACGAACGCCTCGCAGACATCGTCGCCGAGAACGTCCGCCGGGTCGACGAGACTGGCGAGTACGACGGGCTTCGTAATCAGATCGAACCCTGA
- a CDS encoding helix-turn-helix transcriptional regulator — MDNDLKVWRAKSDVTQAELADEVEVSRQTINAIERGRYDPSLELAFELADYFECQIEDIFQYDPEE, encoded by the coding sequence ATGGATAACGATCTCAAAGTCTGGCGAGCGAAATCTGACGTCACACAGGCGGAACTAGCTGATGAGGTCGAGGTTTCACGACAGACAATCAACGCTATCGAACGTGGCCGGTATGATCCCAGTCTCGAACTCGCATTCGAGTTGGCCGACTACTTCGAGTGCCAAATCGAGGACATATTTCAGTACGATCCAGAGGAGTGA